From Microbacterium sp. LWH7-1.2:
ATGCGCCGCGAGGGCTTCGAGCTCACCGTGGGCAAGCCCCAGGTCGTCACGCGCAAGGGCGAGGACGGCAAGGTCAAGGAGCCCTACGAGCACCTCACGATCGACGCCCCCGAGGAGTACCTCGGCGCAATCACCCAGCTGATGGCCTCGCGCAAGGGCCGCATGGAGACGATGGTCAACCACGGCACCGGCTGGGTGCGGATGGAGTTCATCGTGCCGTCGCGCGGCCTCATCGGGTTCCGCACCGAGTTCCTCTCGATGACGCGCGGCACCGGCATCGCCAACGCGATCTCGCACGGCTACGACGACTGGGCGGGTCACATCGTCGCCCGACAGAACGGCTCGATCGTGGCCGACCGTGCCGGCGTCGTCACCCCGTTCGCCATGATCGCGCTGCAGGAGCGCATGAGCTTCTTCGTGCAGCCCACCGAAGAGGTCTACGAGGGCATGGTCGTCGGCGAGAACTCGCGCGCCGACGACATGGACGTGAACATCACCAAGGAGAAGAAGCTCACGAACATGCGGTCCTCGACCGCCGACGCGTTCGAGTCGATGACTCCGCCCCGCCTCCTCTCGCTCGAGGAGAGCCTCGAGTTCGCCCGCGACGACGAATGCGTCGAGGTGACGCCCGAGAAGGTGCGTATCCGCAAGGTGATCCTCGACGCCACAGAGCGCGGCCGCGCCGCCTCGCGCCTCAAGCGCCAGGACGCCAACGCGTAAACCGGGAACGGATGCCGCGACCCCCGCGCCCTGCGAAGGCGCAGAGTCGCGGCATCCGTCGTATCCGAAGAACCTCCTGCGGGGCGCGTGGCCCGGCGCTCGATGTCGGGCCCGTCGATAGCATGACGAGGTGACCCTCGACCCGCATTTCGACGATGCGCACAGCGCCGGCGAGGGCCGCAGGGCAGCGCGCGAGGGGCTCGGCGTCGCGCTGGCGACCAGTGCGTACGGCATCTCGTTCGGCGCTCTCGCGGTCGCCGCCGGGCTCGACGTCTGGCAGACGTGCGTACTGAGCCTCGTGATGTTCACCGGTGGGTCGCAGTTCGCGTTCGTCGGCATCGTGGGCGCCGGGGGACTGGCTGCGGTGCCGGCCGCGATCGCGTCGGCGGCGCTGCTCGGAGTGCGCAATGTGGCCTACGGCATCCGCATGTCTCCGGTGGTCGGCGCGGGGTTCTGGCGCCGCGCGGCTGCGGCGCACTTCACGATCGACGAGTCGACGGCGGTGGCGCTCGCCCAGCGCTCACCGCACGCGCGGGCGCTGGGGTTCTGGGTGACCGGCATCGGGATCTATGTCGGCTGGAACCTGTCGACGCTCGCGGGCGCCCTGCTCGGCGACGTTCTCGGCGACGTCCGCGCGTACGGGCTCGACGCCGCGGCGGCCGCGGCGTTCCTCGCGCTGCTGTGGCCGCGTCTGCGCGCGCGGCAGCCGATCGTGGTCGGCGTGGCCGCGGCCGTCGTCGCGACCGTCCTCACGCCGGTCCTCATGCCTGGCCTCCCGGTCATCATCGCGGCACTCGTCGCGATCGTGGTCGGCGGGACGAACTGGCTCGGCAAGGACGACCGGGTGGACGCCGAACCCGACGACGTGGCCGAGCGGGAGGGACTGCCGTGACGATGTGGACCGCGATCCTCGTGGCCTCGATCATCTGCGTCGCGCTCAAGACGGTGGGGTATCTCATTCCATCGAAGTGGGTGGAAGCGCCCACACCGATGCGCATCGCGGACCTCCTCACCGTTGCGCTGCTCGCCGCCCTCGTCGCCGTGCAGACCCTCGGCGCCGGGCAGGCGGTGGTGGTCGATGCGCGGGTTCCCGCGGTGCTCGTCGCGGCGGGACTGCTGATGCTGCGCGCGCCGTTCCTCGTCGTGGTGATCGCCGCGGCCCTCGTGGCAGCGCTGCTGCGGCTGTGGGGCTGGGCGGCGTAACCCGCCGGCGAAGTCGGCGGCGAGCGGGCCCCCAGACGGGCTCGGTACCATCGACGCATGCGTCCTTCCGTTCCCGCCCGCATCGGCAGCTGGATCATCGCCCTGCTGGTGGGACTGGTCTACGGGGTCGCCGGTACGGTGGCGCACGCGTACGCGCTCGGCTGGTTCCCGCTGGGCCTGATCCTCGCGGTGATCGGCTCCGGGGCGCTCCTCCTCGCCGTGCGACTGCTCACCTCCGACCGATGGGCGACCTTGGCGACG
This genomic window contains:
- a CDS encoding AzlC family ABC transporter permease, which gives rise to MTLDPHFDDAHSAGEGRRAAREGLGVALATSAYGISFGALAVAAGLDVWQTCVLSLVMFTGGSQFAFVGIVGAGGLAAVPAAIASAALLGVRNVAYGIRMSPVVGAGFWRRAAAAHFTIDESTAVALAQRSPHARALGFWVTGIGIYVGWNLSTLAGALLGDVLGDVRAYGLDAAAAAAFLALLWPRLRARQPIVVGVAAAVVATVLTPVLMPGLPVIIAALVAIVVGGTNWLGKDDRVDAEPDDVAEREGLP
- a CDS encoding AzlD domain-containing protein, producing the protein MTMWTAILVASIICVALKTVGYLIPSKWVEAPTPMRIADLLTVALLAALVAVQTLGAGQAVVVDARVPAVLVAAGLLMLRAPFLVVVIAAALVAALLRLWGWAA
- a CDS encoding DUF6113 family protein, producing MRPSVPARIGSWIIALLVGLVYGVAGTVAHAYALGWFPLGLILAVIGSGALLLAVRLLTSDRWATLATGLGMMVSTLVFSGSGPGGSVVVPESELGVVWTIAVPILVALAVAWPDRIPRME